In Cryptococcus gattii WM276 chromosome A, complete sequence, one genomic interval encodes:
- a CDS encoding uncharacterized protein (Similar to TIGR gene model, INSD accession AAW41909.1): protein MHPQHLLPLLLLLLAPAIHAAVLAIDYGAEFTKLSLIKPGVPFDVVLDKDSKRKIASVVGWKRDERVFGAEAKMAATRFPDTHYPFIKPLLGTITPNTFPVYPVNPHVTNNTLYFPHPSPPSYISPELVSPEDAWTPTALLAQQLSYFRHLAESVQPAGSKKESINSVVVTVPAWWDQAQRRAYRDALELQGMNCLAMISEGTGVALNYAMTRSFPNYDPVTGQGEKEYHIVYDSGAMTTTATVLAFYQTSEYATPKSKTPINTTHIEMLGTGWEHVGGVMLDTVIQDMLLTGFVGKTGREEVREDKKALAKIAKEATRVKQILSANQEANVAIESLFDDIDFRSTISRTNLEEIVGAVDQLYANPVVSALEAAALQLGDIKSVILFGGNTRVPLVQAALKSVLDGAEDKIAQNVNTDEAAVLGAAYYGAALSKQFRIKNIDIKERGVSEIALKDGSAIFPQGTVLGERKAITLPAKEDVTLEFTERISYPDSAHASIREPQSILAVEIHDVEKALADFTAPEPVINITMRLDPKGHVSAANAVLVTNVADSKDGGVAGALKGLFGSKEEETKEDEEDKDQKESKNKSPKVALKFREKHLGLKPLSGEEKRVTNARLISISAFETAKASREEARNSLESYLYALQNSLNNDDGPTALTDFSTPAEQQALKKLLDATFEWLGENDEVAEEAKLRRKLAELEGLERPVVFRYNEYRARDKAVADFQQAMHLARAFLIDAQANYTKAMEAATTATPEDPVAPPKHTEEELKAVDGLLKEYTQFIDEKMKVQVTLDGDKTKDPVITVRELEEKGRRLQATVLTLQNKKAPRKPRPTSSSSSAASSTTLASPTDHGPSPDFTESPSVTTDDVSSTTLASPTDHGPSSETSSAVPTESSDAPRHEEL, encoded by the exons ATGCATCCACAGcatcttctccctctcctcctcctcctcctcgcACCAGCCATACATGCTGCGGTGCTCGCCATCGACTACGGCGCAGAGTTCACAAAACTCTCCCTCATCAAGCCTGGCGTGCCCTTCGATGTCGTTTTAGACAAGGACAGCAAGCGAAAAATTGCGAGCGTGGTAGGATGGAAACGAGACGAACGTGTATTCGGCGCCGAAGCAAAGATGGCT GCCACAAGATTCCCTGATACCCATTACCCGTTTATAAAACCCCTGCTTGGCACCATTACTCCCAACACCTTCCCAGTGTACCCGGTCAACCCTCATGTTACCAATAACACACTATATTTCCCTCACCCCTCGCCTCCTTCGTACATCTCTCCAGAACTCGTTTCTCCTGAAGACGCCTGGACGCCTACTGCTCTTTTGGCACAGCAGCTCTCGTATTTTCGTCACCTCGCAGAGTCGGTTCAGCCTGCTGGATCAAAAAAGGAAAGCATAAATTCGGTTGTTGTTACCGTTCCTGCATGGTGGGATCAGGCTCAGCGTCGTGCATACCGAGATGCGTTGGAACTTCAGGGCATGAATTGCTTGGCAATGATTTCAGAGGGTACCGGCGTCGCCCTCAACTATGCCATGACAAGGTCTTTCCCCAACTACGATCCAGTAACTGGGcaaggagaaaaagagtATCATATCGTCTATGACTCGGGAGCTATGACCACCACTGCTACTGTCTTGGCATTCTACCAAACTAGCGAATACGCGACCCCAAAGTCAAAGACACCGATCAACACAACTCACATTGAAATGCTTGGAACTGGATGGGAGCAtgttggtggagtgatGTTGGACACTGTTATCCAGGATATGCTCCTCACCGGCTTTGTCGGTAAGACTGGGCGGGAGGAAGTCAGAGAGGACAAGAAAGCCTTGGCCAAGATCGCAAAAGAAGCTACCAGAGTCAAGCAGATTTTGAGTGCTAACCAGGAAGCTAATGTAGCT ATCGAGTCTCTCTTCGATGACATCGACTTCCGCTCAACTATCTCTCGTACCAACCTCGAAGAAATTGTGGGAGCCGTCGACCAGTTGTACGCCAACCCTGTGGTTTCTGCCCTTGAGGCGGCAGCCTTACAACTCGGAGATATCAAGTCTGTTATACTCTTTGGAGGTAATACCCGAGTTCCTCTTGTACAGGCCGCCCTCAAATCTGTCCTTGACGGTGCGGAAGACAAGATCGCGCAGAATGTGAACACCGATGAAGCTGCCGTGCTTGGTGCCGCGTACTATGGAGCTGCATTGAGCAAGCAGTTTAGGATCAAGAACATTGATATCAAGGAAAGGGGCGTCAGCGAGATTGCCCTCAAAGACGGCAGCGCAATCTTCCCTCAGGGCACCGTCCTTGGCGAGCGAAAGGCGATCACCCTTCCTGCCAAGGAAGATGTGACACTTGAATTCACTGAGCGCATTTCTTACCCCGACAGCGCTCACGCTTCCATTCGTGAGCCCCAGTCTATTCTCGCAGTCGAAATCCACGATGTCGAGAAAGCCCTTGCCGATTTTACTGCTCCTGAACCAGTGATCAACATCACTATGCGCCTCGATCCCAAGGGCCATGTTTCGGCCGCCAACGCCGTCCTCGTCACTAATGTCGCCGACTCAAAGGACGGTGGCGTCGCCGGCGCTCTCAAGGGCCTTTTCGGTagcaaggaagaagaaacaaaggaagatgaagaagacaagGACCAGAAGGAATCTAAAAACAAGTCGCCCAAGGTGGCCCTCAAGTTCCGAGAGAAGCATCTCGGCCTGAAACCTTTGTCTGGTGAAGAAAAGCGTGTGACCAACGCTCGTCTTATCTCTATCTCTGCCTTCGAGACTGCCAAAGCGTCCCGCGAAGAGGCTCGCAATTCACTCGAGTCATATCTCTATGCACTTCAAAACTCTCTCAATAACGACGATGGACCCACCGCTCTTACCGACTTTTCTACTCCTGCCGAGCAACAGGCTTTGAAAAAGCTTCTGGACGCGACATTTGAGTGGTTGGGCGAAAATGACGAAGTCGCAGAAGAGGCCAAATTGAGGAGAAAGTTGGCTGAACTCGAGGGATTAGAGAGGCCCGTCGTTTTCAGGTACAACGAATACCGTGCGAGGGACAAGGCCGTCGCCGACTTCCAGCAGGCCATGCATCTTGCTCGTGCCTTCCTCATTGATGCTCAAGCTAACTACACGAAAGCCATGGAAGCTGCTACCACGGCTACTCCCGAGGACCCCGTGGCACCTCCCAAGCATACAGAGGAAGAGCTGAAGGCTGTCGATGGACTCTTGAAGGAGTACACTCAGTTCATCGATGAAAAGATGAAGGTGCAAGTAACTCTGGACGGAGACAAGACCAAGGACCCGGTCATCACAGTCAGAGAACTGGAGGAGAAGGGCAGGAGACTTCAGGCTACC GTCTTGACTCTTCAGAATAAAAAGGCTCCGCGTAAGCCACGACCGACTagctcttcatcctctgcGGCTAGTTCTACTACTCTCGCCTCCCCTACCGACCACGGTCCTTCTCCTGACTTTACCGAGTCTCCGTCCGTGACAACAGACGACGTCTCATCAACAACCCTGGCTTCACCGACTGATCACGGGCCTTCATCGGAGACATCGTCGGCCGTACCTACTGAGAGCTCAGACGCACCTAGACATGAGGAACTGTAG
- a CDS encoding protein-transporting protein BCP1 (Similar to TIGR gene model, INSD accession AAW41907.1): protein MPSNPSLEAVSAANATKRKNAPRDDEDSVSESGSDVSMINVDFDFYNLNPDVDLIAVKRLLRQTLSYDEERINVHPLAELLLAEGVRLQAGSSIKTDGEESDPWGLVTIIDIVKHKDHPALKPFLDYLCSTLANNNNSPLQSVFNFSSPNIRPALVFSLRMLNLPLPLIPHLYRMLLEELEVKQEGQFTHFIVWGRGYKLEGTEEGMGLDMNIVEKSSKKKKASGNETVALSAGSFPYHPEEEFMDKVANQVHTYNFKTAAPRDAESFGVEQFGRLVLLEKAKLVSAIQSMQAACQ, encoded by the exons ATGCCTTCAAACCCCTCATTGGAAGCCGTCTCTGCCGCAAATGcgacgaagaggaagaatgCACCCCGTGACGACGAAGACAGTGTGTCTGAATCCGGAAGCGATGTC AGCATGATCAATGTAGACTTTGACTTTTACAACCTTAATCCTGATGTCGACCT TATTGCCGTCAAGAGGCTCCTTCGACAGACTCTCTCCTATGACGAGGAGCGTATCAATGTCCACCCTTTAGCGGAGCTCTTACTTGCGGAGGGTGTGAGGCTACAGGCTGGTAGCTCTATTAAGACAGATGGGGAGGAGAGTGATCCGTGGGGTCTTGTCACTATCATCGACATTGTTAAGCATAAG GACCATCCCGCTCTAAAACCATTTTTGGACTATCTCTGCTCGACTCTTGCGAACAACAACAACTCTCCTCTCCAATCAGTATTCAACTTTTCTTCACCCAACATCCGTCCTGCTCTCGTCTTCTCCCTTCGTATGCTCAATTTGCCTTTACCACTCATCCCGCACTTGTATAGGATGTTGTTGGAGGAGCTTGAGGTCAAGCAGGAAGGTCAATTTACCCACTTTATAGTTTGGGGTCGAGGCTACAAGTTGGAAGGTACAGAAGAGGGTATGGGTTTGGATATGAACATCGTGGAGAAGTCTTCcaagaaaaagaaggcGTCAGGAAACGAAACAGTGGCTCTGTCCGCAGGAAGCTTCCCTTACCACCCCGAAGAGGAGTTTATGGACAAG GTTGCAAATCAAGTTCACACCTACAACTTCAAGACTGCCGCCCCTCGAGATGCCGAATCGTTTGGTGTCGAGCAATTCGGCAGATTGGTGCTTCTGGAAAAGGCCAAGCTCGTTAGTGCCATCCAATCGATGCAGGCGGCCTGCCAATAG
- a CDS encoding f-actin capping protein beta subunit, putative (Similar to TIGR gene model, INSD accession AAW41910.1), whose translation MADPDQTFDSLLDLLRRLPPTRVEENVNALCDLAPEYADDLLGNVDQPLKVLVDEEKGREFLGCDYNRDGDSFRSPWTNKYLPQSVPGPTPSPRLRELEVQLNGAFDTYREMYFEGGVSSVYLWDLDDEPQGKEMNFAGVVLVKKSLQSQSDIPTAPAGSWDSLHVFECHERGRSAKYKLTSTVMLVLETATLAKADNKGLEGTEGKGGVNLSGSMTRQAEIDYPLTTPQGHISNIGRMVEDMEIKMRNLLSAVYFGKTKDVINELRSQSGLEAKSKEDLLRAELAGKLGGRK comes from the exons ATGGCAGACCCAGACC AGACCTTTGACTCTCTCCTCGATCTCCTCCGACGCCTGCCTCCCACACGTGTGGAGGAGAACGTCAACGCGCTTTGTGATCTCGCTCCTGAATATGCCGATGATTTGCTCGGCAATGTCGATCAGCCCTTAAAGGTACTTGTagatgaagaaaagggGAGAGAGTTTTTGGGCTGCGACTATAATCGTGATGGTGATTCGTTCCG ATCGCCATGGACAAACAAATATCTCCCCCAATCCGTCCCCGGTCCTACTCCATCTCCACGGCTGAGGGAGCTCGAAGTCCAGCTGAATGGTGCATTTGACACTTATCGCGAGATGTACTTTGAAGGCGGTGTATCCAGCGTTTATTTGTGGGATCTTGATGATGAGCCTCAAGGAAAGGAAATGAATTTCGCCGGTGTTGTTCTCGTTAAGAAAT CTCTTCAATCCCAATCAGACATCCCCACTGCGCCTGCCGGGTCCTGGGACTCTCTCCACGTATTCGAATGCCATGAACGCGGCCGTTCAGCCAAGTACAAGCTGACCAGTACTGTGATGCTTGTGCTCGAGACTGCTACCCTTGCCAAGGCTGACAATAAGGGGCTCGAAGGCACTGAGGGCAAAGGGGGGGTGAATTTGAGTGGCAGCATGACAAGACAG GCTGAGATTGACTACCCCTTAACGACTCCTCAAGGACACATAAGCAATATTGGTCGGATGGTTGAAGACATGGAGATTAAGATGCGCAACCTTCTTTCCGCTGTCTACTTTGGCAAGACAAAAGATGTTATCAACGAACTCAGGAGTCAGAGTGGCTTGGAAGCCAAATCGAAGGAGGACCTCTTGAGGGCCGAGTTGGCCGGAAAGTTGGGTGGGAGGAAATGA
- a CDS encoding MAP kinase phosphatase, putative (Similar to SGTC gene model, INSD accession EAL22742.1), which produces MQPPQHTHDNNAPPAARPEPLHVVHSPTIPPPNRGIRNLELAQGPKVPLTAPLLSRTTEVRSPNRRRPSPLVLGKPKEADPEDWQIHQERPFTASPGASDEHSLDNELQDLSKLRKAVRQNLLARPMDSPLDLSDSDLSAFNTPGQQSFPSFPSTSMESIPIEQVFDQVESGSVLLVDTRPMAAFLNSHLPNSIPLSIPTLLSKRFQKSQSQSSHSAISWGTLSPFVSLPSARERWNSVDQDKVEVALICHGEEGRVVEGILKSLIDDRVKTVRGGWAAVLNYARARRTLVSGQTLTRLSLDVTVPETTTGKPLAPGPTSNMLPPKSAPPCEIPLPPIPPSPSLSPPKSLNHHPSLPSLRPPFAGATRDLPSLSINAGQASQRRTPKLSLNLDRPLKSATFGSYHDTPPTPHGYSCTRTRPQRSPGLSLNIPRTPFQSQQGHIQDRTIEDSRLNGSGSIQTRAHEQSRFPPSSSTFGDAKQIENEGEDMVPNPYDGPTPRARIPHDPDKSQEYGARFYSSPPSMDSTLPPSSPPPTRPAVAPFNPSAILPSFLYLGPDIQCESDVQCLLKLGVKRILNVALECDDNQGLNLKERFKYRKVGMRDIVEESGVGKGMRDACEFLDDARLHSAPTYVHCQAGKSRSVTIILAYLIHANAWTLKTSYAYVAERRKGISPNIGFVAELMQWEEKELGVKQSGGVHGDGNGRGKASGGGGGNGGSSSRHMEDEEGDNEGRGKTHLRDSLPPTWSSSVDTYTRPARVSSPVNGDDCGEEEAGREGRIAVGDEREVRKNGVWVHHRRAPVDRTTLQPGRRVSKAGLESLRPFMITSTNPSSPSAVSSNSGSIDNEHQINNSNGPETRPSPRPSPGMGKEGHAMTPAGDGPLRWI; this is translated from the exons ATGCAGCCCCCGCAACACACCCACGACAACAACGCACCACCCGCCGCCCGACCAGAGCCTCTGCACGTCGTCCACTCGCCAACCATCCCACCTCCAAATCGAGGCATAAGAAATTTAGAGCTGGCTCAAGGCCCAAAAGTCCCACTAACAGCGCCATTACTGTCGCGCACCACTGAAGTGAGGTCTCCAAATCGAAGACGACCGAGTCCGCTTGTCCTTGGAAAGCCCAAAGAAGCTGATCCGGAAGACTGGCAAATACACCAGGAAAGACCCTTTACGGCTTCCCCGGGTGCAAGTGACG AGCATTCCTTGGACAATGAATTGCAAGATTTATCCAAGCTACGCAAAGCAGTGCGACAAAACCTCTTGGCTCGACCGATGGACTCTCCATTAGACCTCTCCGATTCTGACCTGTCGGCTTTTAATACACCCGGACAGCAGTCATTTCCTAGCTTCCCCTCCACATCAATGGAGAGTATACCCATCGAACAAGTCTTTGATCAGGTGGAGAGCGGAAGCGTGCTGTTGGTCGACACCCGGCCGATGGCTGCCTTTCTCAATTCCCATCTGCCAAACTCCATCCCGCTCTCGATCCCTACTCTCTTATCAAAACGCTTCCAAAAATCACAATCTCAATCAAGCCATTCTGCTATATCATGGGGGACTCTCTCGCCTTTTGTATCTCTACCAAGCGCCCGAGAAAGATGGAACTCAGTAGATCAAGATAAAGTTGAGGTTGCTTTGATCTGTCACGGCGAAGAGGGCAGAGTCGTGGAGGGAATCTTGAAAAGTTTGATCGATGACAGAGTCAAAACGGTAAGAGGTGGATGGGCTGCAGTACTAAACTACGCCAGAGCCAGAAGAACGCTCGTTTCCGGGCAGACTCTTACCCGCCTCAGTCTCGACGTGACCGTACCAGAAACAACTACCGGCAAACCACTTGCGCCTGGACCTACATCTAATATGCTCCCTCCAAAATCAGCTCCACCGTGTGAGATACCTTTACCACCTATCcctccatccccatccctGTCCCCACCAAAATCTCTCAATCACCATCCTTCATTACCATCACTTCGCCCACCATTCGCAGGGGCTACTCGAGACCTTCCTTCACTCTCGATTAATGCCGGTCAAGCGAGTCAGAGACGGACGCCAAAATTGAGTTTGAACCTCGACAGACCTCTGAAGAGCGCTACATTTGGTAGCTACCACGATACTCCACCCACGCCTCATGGGTATTCATGTACGAGAACCAGGCCACAAAGGTCTCCGGGCTTATCGTTAAACATCCCCCGTACTCCATTTCAGTCTCAACAGGGTCATATTCAAGACCGGACAATAGAAGATTCCAGACTCAACGGGTCCGGTTCAATACAAACCAGGGCACACGAACAGTCACGTTTCCcaccttcctcttcaacgTTTGGCGATGCCAAGCAGATTGAGAATGAGGGAGAGGACATGGTGCCTAACCCCTATGATGGTCCCACCCCTCGTGCACGGATACCACATGATCCCGATAAAAGTCAAGAATACGGAGCACGATTCTattcttctccaccttccATGGACAGCACCCTCCCCCCCTCTTCCCCGCCTCCGACCCGCCCAGCTGTTGCGCCTTTTAACCCTTCCGCCATCCTTCCATCTTTCCTCTACCTCGGTCCTGATATCCAATGCGAATCTGATGTTCAGTGTCTTCTCAAGTTAGGTGTGAAGCGGATATTGAATGTCGCATTGGAGTGTGATGATAATCAGGGATTGAATTTGAAAGAGAGGTTCAAATATAGAAAAGTGGGTATGCGAGATATTGTGGAAGAGAGTGGGGTTGGGAAAGGCATGAGAGATGCTTGTGAATTTTTGG ATGACGCCCGTCTTCACTCTGCACCCACCTATGTCCACTGCCAAGCTGGTAAATCACGCTCCGTCACAATCATCCTTGCTTACCTTATCCATGCCAACGCATGGACTCTCAAAACATCCTATGCGTACGTCGCAGAACGGCGAAAAGGAATTAGCCCAAATATCGGCTTTGTTGCCGAACTCATGCAgtgggaagagaaagaatTGGGAGTCAAGCAGAGCGGAGGCGTGCATGGAGATGGGAATGGGAGGGGTAAAGCTTCAGGTGGTGGAGGCGGTAATGGTGGCTCCTCCTCAAGACAcatggaagatgaagaaggcgaCAATGAGGGAAGAGGCAAGACTCATCTCCGAGATAGTTTACCGCCCACGTGGTCTAGCAGCGTGGATACTTATACCCGCCCAGCCAGGGTATCATCCCCAGTAAACGGGGACGATTGcggtgaagaagaggctggaagagaaggaagaatTGCGGTGGGTGATGAAAGGGAAGTGAGGAAAAATGGCGTCTGGGTGCATCATCGGAG AGCACCTGTAGATCGGACCACGCTTCAACCCGGCCGCCGAGTCTCCAAAGCCGGTCTTGAATCCCTTCGACCATTCATGATTACCTCTACCAATCCCTCTTCCCCGTCCGCCGTATCATCGAATAGCGGCAGTATCGATAATGAACATCAAATCAATAATAGTAATGGTCCAGAGACAAGACCGTCACCTAGGCCTAGCCCGGGGATGGGCAAGGAAGGGCATGCGATGACGCCTGCAGGGGATGGGCCTTTGAGGTGGATATAA
- a CDS encoding magnesium ion transporter, putative (Similar to SGTC gene model, INSD accession EAL22736.1), whose protein sequence is MSSACRISKFLSPGAFSTPIRPRAIFRAIPPSCRCRTFLSRRRTSFWAPSYPESNPHTSTLQVPFTPPPPTDNDSGRLPEETGPGAIVAEPRDKKNRYLNSLMEKAGELSLKCSILDAEGNWGAEGQKYTKLELCREYDLDPRDLRKLDSLSPSLVPVILTRKTCILISMLHFRALIKPDSVIVFDSSHAHKDVTRRFKYHLQKNIKAGLGIKDGEADEEKCDEIVLSYEHRALESILVVTANALEEEMAFSRHIVQQLLADLEDHIDRENLRKLLHYSKRIAAFQSRARYVKSAIDELLDSDEDLSAMYLTSRAQGRPRALHDHEQLELLLESFVKQVEEIVSEVDTTVVNMQSTQEIAELMLDSGRNALLALDIKISIATLGIGSGALLAGLFGMNLSTQLEETPYAFAVISSTAFLVTLIITAYGLRTLRRVRRVALSGRNPTVLSSVLGSASWDSSVAQFSQGFDPALVDMRTEMAKRAIWERLWWGSKRKELDEGEKWRKPYTYASTRKEQNKRKWGGVPGGKTS, encoded by the exons ATGTCTTCGGCGTGTCGCATATCAAAATTCCTATCTCCCGGAGCTTTTTCCACTCCAATTCGCCCAAGGGCCATCTTTAGAGCGATTCCACCATCTTGCCGCTGTCGAACGTTCCTCTCTCGCCGCCGAACATCATTCTGGGCACCCTCTTACCCAGAAAGCAACCCACATACGAGCACTTTACAGGTACCATTCACTCCACCACCTCCCACTGATAATGATAGCGGACGGTTACCTGAAGAGACTGGGCCAGGAGCAATAGTGGCGGAACCTAGAGACAAGAAAAATCGATATTTGAATAGCTTGATGGAGAAAGCGGGTGAACTGAGCTTGAAATGTTCTATATTAGATGCAGAGGGTAACTGGGGAGCTGAAGGACAAAAGTATACAAAGTTAGAGCTATGCCGCGAATATGACCTGGAT CCTCGAGATCTTCGCAAACTAGATTCCCTCTCCCCAAGTCTTGTCCCTGTGATTCTCACACGTAAAACTTGTATCCTTATATCGATGCTTCATTTTAGGGCCCTCATTAAGCCTGACAGTGTGATTGTATTTGATTCATCTCACGCACACAAAGATGTTACAAGAAGATTCAAATATCATTTGCAGAAGAATATCAAAGCCGGACTGGGGATCAAGGATGGTGAAGCGGATGAGGAAAAATGTGATGAGATTGTATTGAGTTATGAGCATAG GGCGCTGGAGTCAATATTAGTTGTCACTGCCAATGCACTGGAGGAGGAAATGGCTTTCAGCAGGCATATCGTCCAGCAACTGTTGGCTGATCTCGAAGACCATATTGATCGGGAAAATTTGAGAAAGCTTTTACATTACTCTAAGAGAATCGCAGCTTTCCAAAGCCGAGCGCGTTATGTCAAGAGTGCCATCGATGAGTTGCTTGATTCCG ATGAGGATCTTTCCGCTATGTATCTCACATCGAGGGCGCAGGGTCGACCGCGTGCTTTGCACGACCATGAACAACTTGAGCTTTTACTCGAGAGTTTCGTGAAGCAAGTCGAAGAGATTGTCAGTGAGGTTGATACTACTGTC GTCAACATGCAATCGACGCAAGAAATTGCCGAATTAATGCTCGATTCTGGCCGGAACGCTCTCCTTGCGCTCGACATCAAGATCTCAATAGCAACACTAGGTATCGGTTCCGGAGCTCTCTTAGCAGGTTTATTCGGTATGAAC TTATCAACGCAGCTTGAAGAAACGCCTTATGCTTTCGCCGTTATCTCATCTACCGCGTTCTTGGTCACCCTTATTATCACAGCCTACGGCCTTCGAACCCTTCGCCGCGTTCGACGAGTTGCGCTTTCGGGCCGTAATCCTACGGTTCTCTCCTCTGTCCTCGGATCAGCCTCATGGGACTCGAGCGTGGCCCAGTTCTCGCAAGGTTTTGACCCGGCGTTGGTCGATATGCGCACGGAAATGGCAAAGCGTGCGATATGGGAGAGATTGTGGTGGGGCAGTAAGAGGAAAGAGTTGGACGAAGGAGAAAAGTGGAGGAAACCATATACGTATGCGAGTACGAGGAAAGAGCAGAACAAGAGAAAATGGGGCGGAGTACCTGGTGGGAAAACCTCATAA
- a CDS encoding phosphoadenylyl-sulfate reductase (thioredoxin), putative (Similar to TIGR gene model, INSD accession AAW41908.1): protein MSSEDILTPQYTPEEIDRFNAELDGKTPQEILTWAVDNVDGLYQTTAFGLTGTAAVDMISKISLSREETHLVPLIFLDTLHHFPETLALAQTMADTYLAPLHIYTPPGVSTAEEFAAKYGENLWETDEGAYDYLVKVEPAARAYKELGVRAVITGRRRSQGADRANLKVLEVDERGLLKINPLIGWSFKEVKEYIDKEGVPYNPLLDKGYRSIGDVHSTATPDPNAASDATERSGRWQGKAKTECGLHTNYFEMKKKFEEKAAAAGEASKQS, encoded by the exons ATGTCCAGCGAAGACATTCTCACTCCCCAGTACACCCCTGAAGAAATCGACCGATTTAACGCCGAACTCGACGGCAAGACTCCCCAGGAGATTTTGACCTGGGCTGTCGACAATGTCGATGGCTTGTACCAGACTACTGCTTTCGGATT GACTGGTACCGCCGCTGTAGACATGATTTCCAAGATTTCTTTGAGCCGCGAAGAAACTCACCTTGTGCCCCTT ATCTTCCTTGATACTCTTCACCACTTCCCTGAAACCCTTGCCCTCGCCCAAACCATGGCTGATACCTATCTCGCTCCCTTGCACATCTACACTCCCCCCGGCGTTTCTACTGCTGAAGAATTCGCCGCCAAGTATGGGGAGAACCTCTGGGAGACTGATGAAGGCGCCTACGATTATTTGGTAAAAGTTGAGCCTGCAGCTAGGGCTTACAAGGAGCTGGGCGTCAGGGCGGTCATCACTGGTAGACGAAGAAGCCAAGGCGCCGACCGAGCAAACTTGAAGGTGCTCGAAGTCGACGAGAGAGGGTTGCTCAAGATTAACCCTTTAATTGGATGGAGTTTTAAGGAGGTCAAGGAATATATTGACAAGGA AGGAGTCCCTTACAACCCTCTTCTCGACAAAGGCTATCGATCTATCGGCGACGTCCATTCCACTGCTACACCCGACCCCAACGCCGCCAGTGATGCTACTGAGCGAAGCGGTCGATGGCAGGGTAAGGCCAAGACCGAATGTGGTTTACACACGAACTACTTtgagatgaagaagaagtttgAAGAGAAGGCGGCCGCTGCTGGCGAGGCCTCCAAGCAGTCATAA
- a CDS encoding Hypothetical Protein (Similar to TIGR gene model, INSD accession AAW41721.1) codes for MARSRRSTGDTLEGGLLGSEMQSRSPHNATDFLVEPSSSAPRSAAHSPLSSSGRELVDGRPPNLPSITDWNSTKTPRSGPIKPTLSSLVSNFRFLASSSTRPFTAGPSRANPGFSSAPRHPPPPRAVTQPQLPTLKLIPPIRSNIKSQPQPPLQGAVASPSMRTLTQPLYPPFARGPFKPIVHKSQNLRCPEHMPNSVAPIHPAHHDPPDWQGQVPVDTRFHPPQVHPPPFYSLSSPESPTNSREGLAVEPVGSNRQRKRQLISCYPCRKRKIRCDGRRPVCEQCERRKIVNQCGYAESIKRRKRVRDSDENDRER; via the exons ATGGCAAGAAGTCGTCGCAGTACAGGTGATACGTTGGAAGGCGGTTTGCTCGGGAGTGAAATGCAGTCTAGATCACCACACAATGCTACAGACTTTCTGGTTGAACCTTCTTCGTCAGCACCTCGCTCTGCTGCTCATTCACCATTATCGTCTTCCGGTAGAGAGCTTGTTGATGGGAGACCACCGAATTTACCATCTATAACTGACTGGAACTCGACGAAGACGCCTCGAAGTGGACCAATAAAGCCCACGCTTTCTTCGTTGGTGTCCAATTTTCGCTTTCT tgcttcttcatcaaccCGTCCATTCACTGCTGGTCCATCACGCGCCAATCCTGGCTTCAGCAGCGCACCCAGACACCCCCCTCCGCCTCGGGCTGTCACACAACCACAATTGCCGACTTTGAAATTAATCCCCCCAATAAGATCAAACATTAAAAGCCAGCCTCAACCTCCTTTGCAAGGCGCTGTAGCTTCCCCGAGTATGAGAACATTGACTCAACCGCTCTACCCGCCGTTTGCTCGAGGACCTTTCAAACCTATTGTCCATAAATCCCAGAATTTGAGGTGCCCGGAACACATGCCTAATTCCGTTGCCCCTATCCATCCTGCTCATCACGACCCGCCCGACTGGCAGGGGCAGGTACCTGTTGACACACGATTCCATCCACCACAGGTgcatcctcctccattTTATTCGCTCTCTTCACCCGAATCTCCCACCAATTCCCGGGAAGGGCTTGCCGTCGAGCCTGTCGGCTCTAATCGTCAGAGGAAGCGCCAGCTGATCTCTTGCTACCCGTGCCGAAAGCGTAAAATCCGCTGCGACGGCCGGCGACCGGTCTGTGAACAATgtgaaagaaggaaaatCGTCAATCAGTGTGGATATGCTGAAAGTATCAAACGACGAAAGAGGGTCAGGGATAGTGATGAGAATGATAGAGAGAGATga